ACGTAGCGTCCGCCCTCACCCGTATTTTGCCCTCGTAAAACGGTGTTCCCTGCTTGACGTGCACCAAAACGACCGGACGGGAAACAAAAATCTGACCCCACGCAGGGGAGCTCGTTAACAGCCCCTTCTTCTTGAGGTCGTAGAACTCGAACTGAACGTCATAATTCGGGTCGATGATGCGGGTGTACCATTTGAAACCCAGTCCCGTCGTGTGGCTTTCACTAAACCCCACCTGAGCCGTGGGAAGTGGCCTCCCGGTTGCATCAATACCGAAATCAAGATTCAGCCCCCAGTTCACCGCGGATTGAGATGTTGAACCACTATCATCGGGTCTGAAGCTACCGTACCCGATAAACGCATCGTCGGAATTCAACACCGTAACCCTGTCTTTAACCTCCTTGACTGCAATCTTGAAGTCCGAGGGAAGATCCCTATCAGACGGAACCTCCGCCGAATGGGTTATGGCTACGTAGTAGACGTACTGACCCCACTCCCCGTAGGTGCCCCAAAACTCGGCTCCAACGCCGTTGTAAACCGTTGCCTTTCGGACGATCCAGGGGGCAGTGGCGACCTCTATCTCCCGGGAGGTCCTCAACGAGAGTATCGCCCCCAAGTATTTCCAAGCCCGGGGAGGCTCGTCTGAAAGGGCGCCTTTCACTTCAAGGGGCGTGTTTTCAAACTTACTGACCTCTGAATAGAAGTCCTTCGTAAGGGTCTTGACATCTAAGTCATCACTATCATACCCAAAGTAATACAGCGGTACATACGCGCCCGAAGGAAGGGGCCTCAGAGCGATTCCAACGAAGGTGGCGTCACCGAATTCCTCGAACTTTATTCTGAGTGTCAGCCTATCCCAATACTTCTGAAGGAACTGCTCGGCCAGATGTAGGCTTAGCTTGCCCGTGAACGTTTTCATGATGATACCTTTCTCATGGCCGGGAAGAGGAGATATCGAGATTCCATCAGAGGGTATTGAGGAAGTTTTGGTAGGCTTCACAGTGTCTGACGCACTTACAAGAACCATTCCAACCATCAGCAGTCCGAGAAGGACTGCAATCAGGGGCTTCCACTTCACCGAGTTTACCTCCGCCAAGTTGTTTGCAGTATCCTCTAAAGCAACTTATCCTTATAAATTTTTCCTTTTACTTTTAGTAAAAATTCTTCCTTTTTTTCAGAGTATAGATTTATTCAGAGTGAGATATTGCTTTTAGAATTGGTCAAAAGAAGCCCGAGTAAAAGAGTTGCATGGCAGTGCAATTGACAACAAAGTCGCGTAGAGTGTCTTATCCTTTACTCCCTTTAAGAACCACGGAAATTCCCAACCCGCCATTAATTCAACCCCACCCTGTAAAACCTTTTCTCAGAAAACTCCTTAAAGGGAAGGCTTTTAGCCATTTTCGGTGTTTTCTATGCTCACTGACGAGGAAACGTTTAAGAAAGATGTTCTCTCCAGAATTCCACTCCGAAGCGAGCCTCCACTTCACCCAAATTGGCTTCATCTAGAAATGATCGAGCGCTTCAGGGTTCTCAGGTTCGCCCCGATAAAGCCCGGCATGAACGTCCTTGAAATCGGCTGTGGTGCGCACGCATTAACGACTGTCCCGCTCGCCTACCTCGTCGGCGAAACCGGCCGCGTTGTTGCCGTGGACCTGAGCAGATGGCGCTTCTTCGAGGAGATAACCTCTGCGGCTGGCTTAAAGCGCAGGATAATCCCGCTCAAGGCCGACGCGAGGGAGCTGCCGTTTCCATTTAAGGCCTTCGATTTAGCCGTTCTCGTTCATGGAGTTAGAAGCCTGAAAAATGAGAAAACGATGGTTAGGGTCTTCTCAGAGATGCTCCGGGTCGCGGAGAAGGTCTCCATAGCGGAGAGTCCCCCTCATAGCCAACAACGAGCGTCAGGCACACCTTGAGCTCTACAACCCCCGTGAGGGTATCTTTGAGGCGCTCTTTGGCGAGAAGGACGACCTGCACTATCCAACGCTTGAGAAACTCCGGGAGCTCGTTGAGGGAGCTGGCGGAATGGTAATCGAGAGCGGAACCTTCGAGCCGGCTTTGCCGCACTACCTAGCTTATATCCCAAGGGAGTACGTGGCAAAGATTGAAACAAGAAGAAGCGCGTCGAGCTTTTGGAGAGGTGGGAAAAAGCCTACAAGGAATGGAAGAAATGGGCGGAGCACCCGCCAGTCGGCTGGCTGTTTGCGAAGTAGTCATCTTCCTTCTTCACCTTCAGTATTCTCGGGCGTTGCCGTCACCTCCGCCTTCTCCCCCTTCGGCAGGAGGAAGGAGAGCAGGGCGCTGATGACGAGGATCCCCATCATGAAGATTACCGCCACCTTCATCGTGTCTATGAAAGATGTGTTCACCATCTTCACCACGATGTCGTGGTACTCGGGCGGAATGTTTAACTCACCCTGCTGCATCTTGAGTATCCACTGTATGACGGCGTCCTTTATCTGCTCCTTGCTCCCCTCGATGATGCCGGACTCGTAGATCTGCCTCGCGATGCTGTGGATTATACCGAGGACGAGGACGGCACCGATGAAGGCCGTTCCGAGGGACAGGCCGAACTGCTTCTGGGCGTTGAAGACGCCGGAGGCGTCCGCCTGCTGCTCCGGCTTCGCCCCCATCATTGCCAAGTTGGTTATCTGGGAGAATATCAGCCCGAAGCCCGTTCCGTAGAGGGCCAGGCCGAGGGCGAAGTCGCTCCCTTCAACCCCTGGCTTGAGAACGCGGAGGAGGAGGTAGAGGCCGACGAAGGTGAGGGCTATGCCGAGCTGGATTATCTGCTTGGGGGTGAGGTACCTCGCGAACCTCTGGCCGCTCATCGAGAAGATGAACATCATTATCGAGAGCGGAACTATGACGAAACCCGTCTCAATGGCGTTGTAGTGGAGGTACTGCTGGACAAAGACGGGCACGGTGAACATTATGCCCGCCAGGGTCATCTGGAAGAAAATGCTGACGAGGTTCGCCACCGTGAAGACCTTGGACTTGAAGATGTCCACGTCTATGAGAACGTCCAGCCCCCGCTCCTTCCTGCGCTTCTCGTACTTCCAGAATGCCGCCAGCACCACCAGGCCGGCGACCATGAGGAGCAGAACCGGCGGGTTGGAGAGCGGGTCCATTATGAGGACCGAAAGTGTGAGCAGGAAGAGGCCGATTCCGACGAGGGCCGCTCCGACCACGTCGAGATTCATCTCCTTCTCCGGCCTGTAGTCGGAGAGTATCTTCATGTAGGCGAATATCGCCGCGGCGATGAAGGCCTCCATGAAGAAGCCGAGACGCCAGGTGATGTAGGTCGTGAAGAAACCACCAATAATCGGACCGAATGCCGCGGCGGCCCCGCCGACGCCGCCCCAGACGCCGAAGGCGAAGGCCCTGTCCTTGCCGGTGTACTCCTTGGTTATATAGGTGACCGTCGCCGGCATCATCATTGAGGCGCCGATGCCCTCCAGGATTGACCACCCCAGGAGAAGAACGGCGAGGTTTGGAGCGAGGGCCGCCATGAGTGTTCCGACCGTGTAGATGACCAGTCCGCGGAAGAAGACCTTCTTCGTGCCCCAGATGTCGGCCAGCTTCGCGCCTGTTATCATGAACGCCGCCATTACAAGGGCGTAGAGGGTTATCGCGCTCTGGACACCCGTCACGGTCGTGTTGAGGTCGGCGACGAGGGCGCTTATTGAGACGTTCATCATCGTCGTATCGATGAACATGATGAAGAGCGCCGCACTCATGATCATGAGGACTCCCCATTTGGACTGTCCCATGCTGTTCACCGGAGGATAATTAGGGGGAGTGATGTTATAAAACTTGCCTAACCATTCTCAACGACGACTTCAACGCGGCCCATGATTATTACCATGAGAAAAAGCAAAAGAATCGCGACCTTCAGGGCAGTTGAAAGCCACCTTGGATACGAGAGGGGACATCTGCATCGGAGCGGAGGGTCGTCCCATCGTCGAAGACTTTCGCATCGGGGTACATTCTGAGGAGCGAAAGGACCATGAGGAAATCACCCGCTATGCCAGCCGTGTTGAAGACATAGGCGAGAGCCCAGAAGTTGGAACGGAGGAGCCAGGCCAGGGACAGGAAGGTGGCCGATAGGAGGAGCGGGGCAAGCGAGACAACGGCGTATTCCCTCGCGCGAAGGGGAGTTTCAATGGTTATGAAAGGAGCAACGATGAGCTTTCCAAAGGTGGTAATTCCGAACCGAACCTTGGCACCAAAAACTTTGGCAACAAGGCATGCAGCCCTTCGTGGAGCGGAACGAGAACCACCCAAGGTAGAACAAGGAGGTAAAGGAAATCACCGAGGGAACCTATCGAGACCTCCAGCCACGGCACCGCCAGGGCCGAAACGACGAGTAGCAGAAAAGAGAGAATAACGACGTCGGAGGAATAATCCGAGAGCCTCAGCTCCCCCATCAGAACTCCCTCTCGACGAGGAACTCGGCGAGCAGCTCCAAATCCTTCCTGGCTTCGCTCTCGGGGAGTATCTTTAAAGCCTCATTCGCTTCCTTCACGAGGTTCTTGGCGTATTCCGCAGCGTAGTCTATGCTGCCGTACTTCCTGAGGAGTTCAATGGCCTTAGCGACTTCCTCCTTTACTTTCTCATCGTGTATGAGGGCGTCGCCCTTGGCGTCGCCGGCGTACTTTCCGAAGACCTTCAGGAACTCGGCCTTGTCCTCCTCGCTGGCTTTGCTGAAGAAGTGGCTGACTATCAGCGTCTTCTTGCCCTTCCTAATGTCGCTGCCGACGGGCTTTCCGAGCTTCTCCTCATCTGCTACCAAGTCGAGAACGTCGTCCCATATCTGGAAGGCTACCCCGACGTTCATTCCCCACCTGGCTAGGGCCTTTATGTACTCCTCGTTATCGGTCCCGACTATCGCGCCTATCTCCGCGGAGCCCTCAAAGAGAGCCCCTGTCTTGCCGCTTATCATCTTGAGGTACTCATCGACCGTAACCTCCTCCCTGGTCTCGAACTCGATGTCGAGGGCCTGTCCCTCGCAGAGCATGTTGGAGGTCCTGACGAGAACGTCAAGAATCCTTGCCTTCTTCTCGGGGCTCACCCCGGCCCTAGCGATGGCCTCGAAGGCCTTGCTGAAGAGGAGGTCTCCAGCCAGAATCGCCATGTTCACGCCCCAGAGCTTGTGAACGGTGGGCCTTCCGCGCCTCAGCTCGTCCATGTCCATTATGTCATCGTGGACTAGGGAGTAGTTGTGTATGAACTCGACCGCCGCCGCGGGATAGAGCGCCTTCTCTGGGTCTCCGCCCACAGCTTCCGCCGCACGGAGAACCACGAAGGGCCTAACGCGCTTTCCGCCGGCGAGCGGATAGTGTCTGGACGCCTCATAGAGGGCCCTCGGCTCCTTCTCGGGGATAAGCTCAAAGATGACCTCATCAACGTCTCTGGCCAGCTCCTTAACCCTTGCGAACAGCTCATCGTACCTGCCCATTCTATCACCCCGTGAGAGATGAAAGTAACCAAATGAGGAAAAGGTTCAACCTTTATGAGCTTTGCTATAATCACACCAAATAAAAAGGAAGAAAAGTTTTCAACGGGCCCAATTGCGAAGCTCAACCGTTTTCTTTTTTGATGTATCTGAAAGTACCCCTGCAGTAAAATCCGGTTCCTTCAAGAAGCCCAAAGTACACACAGCCACCGGGGTATATCCTCGCCCACCCGTGAATCACGTCGCACAGGCACTCGGGGTCCCGGTCAAACCTCCTCCTGAAGATGACCTCGGAACCATTGAAGAGCAACACCTCGCCATAGTTCGGACTACCGTCTTCGTAGGGCATCTGAAAGCCGAAAACTGTGTAGTTACCCGCGGAGAGGAGAAACTCGTTGTTCACCCGGTATCTCCCGGAGGAAGAAAAATTAAACCTCTCGACTAAGCCGTTACCCCCGTAGACGTACAGGTAATTGCAAACGTCTCCAGCAGACACCGGAAGGGATACCATGTTTCCAAAACTCCTCGGGAGTTCCGCTATGAAAAGGTATTCACTGCTATTCGAGATCAGTATCCTCGGGTAGGACACGCCTTTTTCGTAGCCCTCTCCACCGTCATCGGTTCGCGTTATCTCCCAGATGTAAGGAGGCTGGGGTTCGTGCACCCAGAGAAGATGACCCGTATAATCGTACGCTTCTATTCTCGTCACCCCAACCATGGCGGTGATGTTCCGGGAATCCTCCTCGTAAGTCCTGCCAATCCTGACATTTACAATGGGAATACCCCTGACCTCAGGAACCGTTTCAACCACCACGAACCCCCACGGGAAGAAATACGCCTCTGAAACGTTCAGGAAAACTTTAGTGTCGTCCCTAAAAATCACGTAGCCGTAGGTGGCCCGCACCACGGTAACGTTTCCGTACTCGGCCAGGGTATCGAGTTCGATAACTCCGTACGGCACCTCAGTTAGTGGATAGGTTGGGTTTGCCGAGCCACTAGGGGCCGAAGTACCCGAGGCGTCGGTGTTCTCAACGTCTTCAATACACGCAGATGAAAAAACAACAAGAATTAGCAGTATGGACACCATGGTTTTCCTCATATCCACCAGTCCCCCGCTGCCTCAATCCGCTCTTGGTGCCAAATGTTAGAGGATATTTTCAGTACCCCATAGGTTCCACTTGTGGTGAAGGGTGCAATAGATTTTTGACTAGCATGACTTATAAATATTCCCTTATTCTGGGGTAACAAAAACCCACGCACTTCAGCCACTACCACCAGCTACCAAAAAGTAGAATTATGAAAAGAGGTTCAGTATAACTCTACGGAATCTCCACCTTGTAGCCGTTCCTCGAAACGAAGACGTCCCTGCCTATGAGGTATCCCTCCTCCTCGGCCAGTTCGGCGTAGTGGGTGAGCATTCTGAACTCACCGTGGGCGGGAACGATGTTCTCGGGATTGAGCATTCTTATGAGGTAGCGGTGGTCCTCCCTGCTGGCGTGGCCGGAGACGTGGAGATCCTTGATCATTCTGACTCCCTTCATCTTGAGCTTCGTCTCGAGGACGTAGCGCTGTGCCCTGTTGAGGGGGTTCGGTATCGTTCCGGCTGAGAAAACAACCGTGTCCCTCTTCCCGATGTCGTAGAGCTCGCCGTTGGCCATTCTGGTAAGTATCGCTCCCGGCTCGCCCTGGTGGCCAGTAACGATGAGAAGGTAGTTCTCCCTTGCCCCTGAGACCTCGGCGAGAACCTTCCTTATGGCGTTCGGGCTCCTCACCGCGCGGGCACCCTTCATTCTTATCAGCCCAAGCTGCTTGGCTATGCCGGTGTACTTCGCCAGCGAGCGGCCGACAAAAACTGCCTGCCTGCCCATCTTGTTGGCTATCCATATGAGCTCCTGGAGCCTGGAGATGTGGCTGGCGAAGGTGGTCGCTATCAACCCGTCGGCCTCCATTCCCTCGTAGAGGAAGAAGTCCTCGAGGAGCATCTGGGCAACCGCTTCACTTGGCGTTTTGGTGGGCTCGGAAACGCGCGTTGATTCCGGAATGAGAACCTTGACGCCCTCCTTGCCGAGCTCCTTAAGGCGCTTGTAGTCAGGCCTCTCGCCGAGCGGGTTGTTGTTGTCGAACTTGAAGTCGCCCGTGTGAACCACCGCCCCCTCGGGCGTGTGAACAACCACCATGGCCGCCTGGGGAATGGAGTGAGTTATTTGGACGAACTCTATCGCCAGGTTCTCACTCACCTGGACTATCTCACCAAACTGGGTCTCGTACATCGGGTTCTTGACCTCGAAGTACTGCTCGCTCTTGACCTCGCTCTTGGCGAGCTTTATCGTGTAGGGAGTGCCGTAGATCGGAACGTCCGGGTAGTGGGGGGCGAGCTTGCCGATGGCCCCGATGTGGTCGAGGTGACCGTGGGTGAAGGTTATGGCGACGACCTTCTTGTTCCTCAAGATCGAGTCATCTGGAATGGCGCCGAGCTTCTGGAGCTCCTTGGTGGGGAACTGCTGAATGTTCACGTCCTCATGAATGAGAACGCGGTCGAGCCTTATGCCCATGTCGATTATGACGACCTCTTCCCTACCGCCATTGGAGTAACCGACGGCGGTCATGTTCTTGCCGACTTCCTCGTAACCGCTAATGGTGTAGATTTTTATCATGTCTATTCCTCCTGCTTCCCCAGGCCTCTCCCGAGGCGTGGGGCTGCGTTGGTCTTAGTTGTGGACAGGGGTTTAAAAAGGTGTGCGTTCCCGGGTAGAGAAGAGAAAGCCCAGCGCCGAAGCGGAGACTATGGCGGTGGGGACAACGATGAAGGAACCACAGATGGACTCGACAAAGCGGAAAAGGAGAGGCCTCCTCAAAGCCATCACCTGTTCCTGAGGTACGCCGGCAGGTCAATCCTCTGCTCGAGCCACTCCCTCGTGAAGCCCGTAACCACGAGCGGAACCTTTCTGAGCTCCTCAACGTTTTTAGCCCCAACGAGGAACATTGCATTGCGAATCTCCTCGATGTAGCGCTGAAGGACTTTGATTACCCCCTCAACGTCGCCCTTGACGGCCGGCCTGAGGAGCGGCAGTGCAACGCCGGCAAAGGTGGCACCCATCGCCAGAGCCTTCGCCATCGTTATTCCGTCGCGCATTCCGCCGGTGGCGATAATTGGCAGATCCGTTGAGTAGCGGACCTCTGCGACGCTTATTGCCGTCTTAATCCCCCAGTCCCAGAAGCGAAGGGCAAGGTTCCTACCCATCTCGTCCTTTGCGCGGTAGTACTCGACGGCGCTCCAGCTCGTCCCTCCGAGGCCGCCGACGTCGATGGCATCTATGCCTATGCTCTCGAGCCTTATAGCCACCTCCATTGAAACGCCGGCACCGGTTTCCTTCGCTATTATCGGGTACGGAAGCTCGGCCTTTAGTTCCGCCAGAGCTTTCAAAACACCCCTGTACTGCGTGTCCCCCTCCGGCTGGACGCTCTCCTGGAGCGGGTTCATGTGGATTGCAAGAGCGTCCGCCTGAATAGTCTCGACGGCCTTCAAAGCCTCCTCGATGCCGTAGCGCTCCTGGATCGTCTCGGAGAACTGGGGAGCGCCAAGGTTGCCGACGAGGAAGACGTCCGGAGCGACGTCGCGAACGTAGTAGCTCTCCCAGGTTTCCGGCTTCCTTATCATCGCCCTCTGGCTTCCGACGCCCATCGGTATGTTCAGCTCCTGGGCTGCCTTGGCGAGGGTCTTGTTTATCCTTCCCGCGAGCTGGGAACCCCTGGTTCCTCCCGTCATTCCTGCTATGAAAATCGGGTAGTCGAACTTCCTTCCAAGGAACTCAACGCTCAAATCGACCTCGTCCTTGTCTATCTCGGGCAGGCTCATATGGACGAAGTGGACATCCTCAAAACCGTTGCTCACGTGGGCCTGGACGTTCCTCTTAAGGCAGTGCTCTATGTGCTCGAACTTCCTGATGATAGTTAGCTCCTCCCTATCAAAAGCCTCCATTTCAACCACCGGAGAAAGTTGAGGCGGGAGGTTAAGAGGTTTTTGGGCCTTCATTAACCGCCAGCGGAGGAACACGGCAACGTTGCGTTGAAGACCCTCACCTCCACCCAGCCGCCGCGCTCACCGAGGTACATCTCGACCCAGTGGGAGGTGTTGAAGTCAAAGAGCACCTCCAGGGTGCCGTTGCCGAAGACGGGATAGTCTGGGCCGAGGTGAAGCTCCGGCCGGAGGTCGATGTAATCCGGATTAACCCCCTCTCCACCGGTGTCGTGGAAGTACGCGAGGATTACGGGGATAACCGAACAGCGGGACCAGTTTGTGGCCCTAATGGGAACCTCTATCCTGCCGCCGCTCACGTTTGGGGGAACGAGGTAGACCGCCCTCACCATCTCAACCTTCGGAACGGCCCAGCCGGGGGTGTCGTAGTACCAGACGGTGTAAATAATCTCGCTCCCGTTCACCTGCCTTCCCGATGGGTAAACGGTGAGGTTCACCCCTGGAAAGCCACCTATGATAGGGTAAACGCCTCCGGATATATGGACCCCTGAGGGATAGAACAGAAAAATCGAGTCGCGGCCGCTCACGAGCCGCTCCAGGGGCTTCCTCTGGAGGTACCATTCGACTACAAAGGCCGATCCGTTCGGCGTCTCCACACGGGAACCATTAATCTCAAGGTCATCGGGACTGGCCATGAAGTTCTTCAGCAGGCCCAGTTCCGCGGCCCTTTCAATGCCGAGGAACGTCCACCCGAAGACGACGAGCACGAGTATGAGTGCCAGAGTCTTTTTCACCATCGCGGATCCCGATGGGGATAATCCAGAAGAGAATAAAAGGTTTACGCTTGAAAGGCGTTACAAGGCTATTCTCGTCCCGAAGCCGTCGCCCCTTATTGCCCCGCTCAGTCTTCCATAAACCTTCCCGTTCACGAACCAGACCTCCGAGTGCTCGGCTATCTTCTTGGCCTCCTGGAGCTTGTTGCAGATGCCACCGGTGACGTCCGTCCCCGCGGCGGTGCAGTGGAGCCTCTCTAGGAGGAAGTCTATCTCCTCCTTCTGGAGCTCCTGAATCATCTCTCCCTCACCGGGCTTTCCGTCGTAGATTCCATCGACGTCCATGAGGAATATAACCTTGTCTGGCTCGAGCATCTTGGCGAGGTATGTGATGATCTGGTCGCCGGAAAGTATGTCGATGCCCTTCGCCAGGTCGATCGAAACGTCGCCGAAGAGAACAGGAATGAACTTCAGCTCGAGGAGCCGCTCGATGACCTCCAGGTCACCGTAGGCAACCTCTCCATTCTCGGTGATGAAGACTGAGGAGGTCGAGACCGAGAAGGCGGGAAGGTTTTCCCTGAGGAAGGCCTCTATGAAGCTGGCGTTAGCTCTAAGCATCGCCTGGTGGGTTCTTGTAAACCCTATCCTCCTGAGGTGAGCCTTCTTCCAGTTCCCGGGAAGGCCCTCCCTTATTCCGTACCTCTTCGCCTCAGGGTGACCAAAGCTCCCTCCCCCGTGAACGACTATGAAGCTCTCGTCGGGATAAAAGGAAGCGATCTCCATCGCTATGTTCCTGACGGTCTCACCCTCAAAGTTCTCCGGCTCACCCTTCTTGTCGCTGAAGACGCTTCCCCCAACCTTGACGATTATCATGGCAGAACCTCCTCTATGCGAAGCCCCTCTCCGCTTATGCGCGTTATCATCGGCGTTCCACCGGCTATGGTTATGGCCGTTGCCACTTCGCTCTGGTTCTCCGGGGCAAGGGCGTACATGCAGCCACCGCCGCCGGCGCCGGTTATCTTGGCACCCAGCGCTCCGGCGGTCCTGGCGGCATAGACCAGCTCGCTGAGCTTTTTAGTCGAGACTCCGAGGGCATCTAGGAGACCGTGGTTTATGTTCATCAGCCTTCCGAGCTGGGCAAAGCGGACGTCTTCGTCAAGCTCCGAGAGGAGCACGTCCCGGGCCTTCTCGACTATCTTACCCATAGCCACGAGTACCGGCTCGATGACCTCAGGCATCTCCTCGTAGGTTCTCCTCACCATCGCGACGAGTTCCTTCGTTGAGCCGCTCGAGCCGGTGTAGCCGACAACGATGGGCAGTTCCATGAAGGGTAAACGCTCGAACTTCCCTTTCTCGTAGTGAATGAAGCCACCAATGGCAGAGACGGTTGGGTCTATTCCGCTCGACGCCCCCTGAACGAGGAGCTCAACCTGGTGGCCGAGCTTTCCTACCTCCTCGTTGCTCAGCTCGAGGCCGAGGAGCCTTGAGACCGCCCCGATGGTCGCCACAGCCACCGCCGCCGATGAACCGAGGCCGGCACCGACTGGAATTTGGGACGTTATCGAGACGGTTATGCCCCTTCCGTTAGCATCGGCCTCTTCTCTCACCAGTTCTATCGCCTGGCGGACGTAGCTGAGAACCTCAGCGGCTTTGCCGTAGTCGCTCTCGAAGTAAATCTCGTCCTCGGAGAATGAAACGGTTAAACCTGGGACGCGTATGTCCTTCGCCTCTATCCGTATTGCCCCCTTATCGTTGAACTCTGCCCACACGTAGGTTCTCAGGTCGATGGCGGCCGCTATCGCTGGCTTTCCATAGACAACGCTGTGCTCGCCGAACAGGATAATCTTCGCCGGAGCGGAAGCCAAAACCCTCATTTTGAACCCTCCCGGAGTGAAAGGAGTGAAAGTTTATGTGGCTTTTGGTTCTACCTTCTCATCACGATGCTCGCGTAGCCCACAACCGCATCGGTTGAACGGCTCACCTCGTAGCTCGTCGTGTAGTGGAGGAGCTCGGCCTCAAGCGCTCCAGCGGAGCGCGAGTAAACGATTGCGGTTCCAACAGCCCCCGGCCCGCACATCGTATGGTTCATCTCACGGAGCTCTCTAAACAAGCCGTCCACGTCGAAGTCGAGGATTCTCCTGACGAGCCGGAAGTCCCACTCCTTTATCCTGTGGGGGAGCTCGTCGGCCCTAACGCGGAAGGGCACGTAGCCGTACATAGCTCCATAGTGCATAAAGTCCGTGCTCGCTATAACAACAACGTCCCTGCCGAGCTCCTGCGAGGCTTCAAAGATTGCCCTCCCAAGGGCCCTCGAAACCTCCTCGTCCTGGATTCCGAGGGTTATTGGGACTATCCTGACCTTCTTTCCGGCGAGTTCGGCCAGATACTGAATGAAGGGAACTTGAACCTCGATGGAGTGCTCGTACCTGTGGGCCAGCTCGTCTAAATCGGCTATGCCCGAGAGCCTGGCTATGGCCTTCGCCATCTCCGCATCAACTTCGATTTCTCCGAGCGGGGTCAACCACTCGCCGGAGGGATAGACAGCTATCGGCGAGCCAAGGCCGGTGTGGTTTGGACCGAGGATTACGAAGGTCTCCGGGAGACCGTCCTCAAAGATTGCCTTGTAGGTTCTCGATGCAGTGTAGCCGGAGAATATATAACCCGCGTGAGGTGCAACGCCAGCGGTGATTCTTCTCTCGCTTCCCTCCTCTCCCAGGTCATTGAAGAACTCCTCCAGCATCTCGATGAGGCTTTCATCAGCGGGATAAAAGCTTCCAGCCACAGCTGGATACCGAACCTCCGTCATTCTCTCACCTCCGACAGGTACTGGGCTTCAAACTTTAAATACCTTCAACCCGTCCCGGACGCTGAGAGGATTCCGAAGAATACTACCACCCAAGGCTTTTTTAGGTCAGAGGTCTATACCGGTATCACAACGGCGATGGGTGGTCACAATGGGAGAGAAGTTCGTTTCAGCTGAGAGGCCGCAGACGGAGGAGGGCTATCAGTACCACATAGCCTGCAAGCCCGGCGACGTGGCAAGGTACGTCCTCCTCCCCGGCGACCCCGAGAGGGTGCCGAAGATAAGCTCGCTCTGGGACGAGGCCAAAGAGATGGCCTTCCACCGTGAGTACAGAACGCACACGGGTAAGTACAAAGGCGTGCCGATAAGCGTGACCTCGACAGGGATAGGCGGACCCTCAACGGCGATAGCGATTGAGGAGTTAGCGGCTATAGGGGCCGACACCTTCATTAGAGTCGGCTCGACCGGTGCAATCCAGCCCGGAATGGAAATCGGGGACCTGATTATAGCTAAAGCGGCCGTCAGGCTTGAGGGGACGTCAAAGCAGTACGTAAGGGTCGAGTACCCTGCGGTGGCCGACTTGGAGGTCACTTTAGCGCTCATCGAGGCCGCTGAAACGCTGGGCGTTCGCTACCACATCGGCATAACAGCCTCAACCGACAGCTTCTACCTCGGCCAGGGGAG
This Thermococcus cleftensis DNA region includes the following protein-coding sequences:
- a CDS encoding class I SAM-dependent methyltransferase; protein product: MLTDEETFKKDVLSRIPLRSEPPLHPNWLHLEMIERFRVLRFAPIKPGMNVLEIGCGAHALTTVPLAYLVGETGRVVAVDLSRWRFFEEITSAAGLKRRIIPLKADARELPFPFKAFDLAVLVHGVRSLKNEKTMVRVFSEMLRVAEKVSIAESPPHSQQRASGTP
- a CDS encoding MFS transporter; this encodes MGQSKWGVLMIMSAALFIMFIDTTMMNVSISALVADLNTTVTGVQSAITLYALVMAAFMITGAKLADIWGTKKVFFRGLVIYTVGTLMAALAPNLAVLLLGWSILEGIGASMMMPATVTYITKEYTGKDRAFAFGVWGGVGGAAAAFGPIIGGFFTTYITWRLGFFMEAFIAAAIFAYMKILSDYRPEKEMNLDVVGAALVGIGLFLLTLSVLIMDPLSNPPVLLLMVAGLVVLAAFWKYEKRRKERGLDVLIDVDIFKSKVFTVANLVSIFFQMTLAGIMFTVPVFVQQYLHYNAIETGFVIVPLSIMMFIFSMSGQRFARYLTPKQIIQLGIALTFVGLYLLLRVLKPGVEGSDFALGLALYGTGFGLIFSQITNLAMMGAKPEQQADASGVFNAQKQFGLSLGTAFIGAVLVLGIIHSIARQIYESGIIEGSKEQIKDAVIQWILKMQQGELNIPPEYHDIVVKMVNTSFIDTMKVAVIFMMGILVISALLSFLLPKGEKAEVTATPENTEGEEGR
- a CDS encoding DUF3267 domain-containing protein, which gives rise to MGGSRSAPRRAACLVAKVFGAKVRFGITTFGKLIVAPFITIETPLRAREYAVVSLAPLLLSATFLSLAWLLRSNFWALAYVFNTAGIAGDFLMVLSLLRMYPDAKVFDDGTTLRSDADVPSRIQGGFQLP
- a CDS encoding polyprenyl synthetase family protein, translated to MGRYDELFARVKELARDVDEVIFELIPEKEPRALYEASRHYPLAGGKRVRPFVVLRAAEAVGGDPEKALYPAAAVEFIHNYSLVHDDIMDMDELRRGRPTVHKLWGVNMAILAGDLLFSKAFEAIARAGVSPEKKARILDVLVRTSNMLCEGQALDIEFETREEVTVDEYLKMISGKTGALFEGSAEIGAIVGTDNEEYIKALARWGMNVGVAFQIWDDVLDLVADEEKLGKPVGSDIRKGKKTLIVSHFFSKASEEDKAEFLKVFGKYAGDAKGDALIHDEKVKEEVAKAIELLRKYGSIDYAAEYAKNLVKEANEALKILPESEARKDLELLAEFLVEREF
- a CDS encoding RNase J family beta-CASP ribonuclease, with product MIKIYTISGYEEVGKNMTAVGYSNGGREEVVIIDMGIRLDRVLIHEDVNIQQFPTKELQKLGAIPDDSILRNKKVVAITFTHGHLDHIGAIGKLAPHYPDVPIYGTPYTIKLAKSEVKSEQYFEVKNPMYETQFGEIVQVSENLAIEFVQITHSIPQAAMVVVHTPEGAVVHTGDFKFDNNNPLGERPDYKRLKELGKEGVKVLIPESTRVSEPTKTPSEAVAQMLLEDFFLYEGMEADGLIATTFASHISRLQELIWIANKMGRQAVFVGRSLAKYTGIAKQLGLIRMKGARAVRSPNAIRKVLAEVSGARENYLLIVTGHQGEPGAILTRMANGELYDIGKRDTVVFSAGTIPNPLNRAQRYVLETKLKMKGVRMIKDLHVSGHASREDHRYLIRMLNPENIVPAHGEFRMLTHYAELAEEEGYLIGRDVFVSRNGYKVEIP
- the fni gene encoding type 2 isopentenyl-diphosphate Delta-isomerase; the protein is MEAFDREELTIIRKFEHIEHCLKRNVQAHVSNGFEDVHFVHMSLPEIDKDEVDLSVEFLGRKFDYPIFIAGMTGGTRGSQLAGRINKTLAKAAQELNIPMGVGSQRAMIRKPETWESYYVRDVAPDVFLVGNLGAPQFSETIQERYGIEEALKAVETIQADALAIHMNPLQESVQPEGDTQYRGVLKALAELKAELPYPIIAKETGAGVSMEVAIRLESIGIDAIDVGGLGGTSWSAVEYYRAKDEMGRNLALRFWDWGIKTAISVAEVRYSTDLPIIATGGMRDGITMAKALAMGATFAGVALPLLRPAVKGDVEGVIKVLQRYIEEIRNAMFLVGAKNVEELRKVPLVVTGFTREWLEQRIDLPAYLRNR